Proteins encoded by one window of Chondromyces crocatus:
- the argS gene encoding arginine--tRNA ligase — protein sequence MADPIIALTQRFEAALASALGAEHARTDPALRRSAHSDYQANVAMALGKRLGRPPRDVAQAIVDHLDVHDLCTRVELAGPGFINLHLRDEALARELADTAGSDRLGLPSPAPETVVIDYSSPNVAKEMHVGHLRSTVIGDALARTLEALGHRVIRQNHIGDWGTPFGMLIEHLLDLGAATAESDTQAVEIRDLDGFYRAARAKFDADPSFADRARHRVVLLQSGDEATLSLWRRLVAASTRYFNSVYERLGITLGDGALAGESGYNAVLPGVLTELTGLGLTRESEGALCVFPEGFTGKEDQPLPLIVRKQDGGYGYATTDLAAIRHRLLDLHATRVLYVVGSPQSQHLSMIFKAAQEAGWLKTPARTTHVAFGSVLGPDKKMFKTRSGETVKLLSLIEEAESRASAVVREKNAELDPETSAKVAHAVGIGAVKYADLASDRIKDYVFDWGRMLALQGNTAPYLMYAHARIRSIFRKAAAETGSEGEALGAIVVKERAERALALELLRFGAVVGEVADTLEPHRLCGYLFELAGAFTSFYEQCPVLRAPDADARRSRLALCDLTARVLARGLGLLGIEAPERM from the coding sequence ATGGCCGACCCCATCATCGCCCTCACCCAGCGCTTCGAGGCCGCCCTGGCCTCGGCGCTCGGTGCAGAGCACGCCCGAACCGACCCCGCCCTCCGCCGCTCCGCGCACTCGGACTACCAGGCGAACGTCGCCATGGCCCTGGGGAAGCGTCTCGGTCGTCCGCCGCGTGATGTCGCCCAGGCCATCGTCGATCACCTGGACGTCCACGATCTCTGCACACGCGTCGAGCTGGCAGGCCCTGGTTTCATCAACCTGCACCTGCGCGACGAGGCGCTGGCGCGCGAGCTCGCCGACACCGCAGGGAGCGACCGGCTCGGCCTGCCCTCCCCCGCGCCGGAGACGGTGGTCATCGACTATTCGTCCCCGAACGTCGCCAAGGAGATGCACGTCGGCCACCTGCGCAGCACCGTCATCGGCGATGCCCTCGCCCGCACCCTCGAGGCCCTCGGGCACCGGGTGATCCGACAGAACCACATCGGCGACTGGGGCACCCCCTTCGGCATGCTCATCGAGCATCTGCTGGATCTGGGTGCCGCCACCGCGGAGAGCGACACGCAGGCGGTCGAGATCCGTGATCTGGACGGGTTCTACCGCGCAGCGCGCGCCAAGTTCGATGCGGACCCCAGCTTTGCCGATCGGGCCCGGCACCGGGTCGTGCTGCTCCAGAGCGGCGACGAGGCGACGCTCTCGCTCTGGCGACGCCTGGTCGCGGCCTCGACCCGTTACTTCAACTCCGTCTATGAGCGGCTCGGGATCACCCTCGGAGATGGCGCCCTGGCGGGGGAGAGCGGCTACAACGCCGTGCTGCCCGGCGTGCTCACCGAACTCACCGGTCTCGGTCTCACCCGCGAGAGCGAAGGTGCGCTGTGCGTCTTCCCTGAAGGCTTCACCGGCAAGGAAGACCAGCCCTTGCCTCTCATCGTGCGCAAGCAGGACGGCGGTTACGGCTATGCCACCACCGACCTCGCGGCCATCCGCCACCGGCTCCTCGATCTGCACGCGACGCGCGTGCTCTACGTGGTCGGCTCGCCACAGAGCCAGCACCTCTCGATGATCTTCAAGGCTGCGCAGGAGGCCGGGTGGCTGAAGACCCCCGCACGCACCACCCACGTGGCGTTCGGCTCGGTGCTCGGCCCCGACAAGAAGATGTTCAAGACCCGCAGTGGAGAGACGGTGAAGCTGCTCTCCCTCATCGAAGAGGCGGAGAGCCGTGCCTCCGCAGTGGTGCGCGAGAAGAACGCCGAACTCGACCCCGAGACCAGCGCCAAGGTTGCGCACGCCGTGGGGATCGGAGCGGTCAAGTACGCCGATCTCGCCAGCGATCGGATCAAGGACTACGTGTTCGACTGGGGGAGGATGCTGGCCCTGCAGGGCAACACGGCGCCTTACCTGATGTACGCTCACGCGCGCATCCGCTCGATCTTCCGCAAGGCCGCGGCCGAGACGGGGAGCGAGGGCGAAGCGCTCGGCGCGATCGTCGTGAAGGAGCGCGCCGAGCGCGCCCTCGCCCTGGAGCTGCTTCGGTTCGGCGCGGTGGTCGGGGAGGTCGCCGACACGCTGGAGCCACACCGCCTCTGCGGCTACCTCTTCGAGCTGGCCGGCGCCTTCACCAGCTTCTACGAGCAGTGTCCCGTGCTGCGGGCCCCGGACGCCGACGCGCGCCGCTCGCGCCTCGCCCTCTGTGATCTCACCGCGCGCGTCCTCGCCCGAGGCCTCGGCCTGCTGGGCATCGAAGCTCCCGAGCGCATGTAG
- a CDS encoding glycerophosphodiester phosphodiesterase, translating to MTPAEIRLRRPAGGPPRLLGHRGVRSVDGSEAPPENTLPAFEEAARQGADGIELDVRLCRSGEIVVLHDPDLGRSTRGEDPRHASDLPWAELRQVDLGGGARVPLLSEVLSFARSRSLPVNVEVKRDVPDRMALVRATARLLRSWDPRHALLLSSFDPPMLAALGLLLPYIPRALLVARDHHHEGVLRVAPVLGVMAVHLERTLSTPDRLRALQRRGFLVNIWTVNHVDEARDLASLGVDGLITDRPGCLRAAITHPP from the coding sequence GTGACCCCTGCGGAGATCCGGCTCCGCCGACCAGCAGGGGGGCCGCCGCGCCTCCTCGGTCACCGTGGTGTGCGCTCGGTGGACGGGAGCGAGGCACCTCCGGAGAACACCCTTCCCGCCTTCGAGGAGGCGGCGAGGCAGGGGGCCGACGGGATCGAGCTGGATGTGCGCCTCTGCCGCTCGGGCGAGATCGTCGTGCTGCACGACCCAGATCTCGGCCGCTCGACCCGTGGAGAGGATCCTCGGCACGCCTCCGACCTGCCGTGGGCGGAGCTGCGCCAGGTGGATCTGGGTGGGGGAGCGCGGGTCCCTCTCCTCTCGGAGGTCCTCTCCTTCGCCAGGAGCCGCAGCCTCCCGGTCAATGTGGAGGTGAAGCGCGACGTCCCCGACCGCATGGCCCTGGTCCGAGCCACCGCTCGCCTGCTCCGGTCCTGGGATCCACGTCACGCGCTCCTTCTTTCGTCGTTCGATCCGCCGATGCTCGCGGCCCTCGGCTTGCTTCTTCCATACATCCCTCGGGCCTTGCTGGTGGCGCGCGACCATCACCACGAGGGCGTTCTGCGGGTTGCCCCCGTGCTCGGGGTGATGGCGGTGCATCTGGAGCGCACCCTGTCCACGCCCGACCGGCTGCGCGCTCTCCAGAGGCGCGGCTTTCTGGTGAACATCTGGACGGTGAACCATGTGGACGAAGCGCGCGACCTCGCCTCCTTGGGTGTCGATGGCCTGATTACGGACAGGCCCGGATGCTTGCGCGCGGCCATCACACATCCCCCCTGA